The following coding sequences are from one Deinococcus aerophilus window:
- the rplQ gene encoding 50S ribosomal protein L17 produces the protein MRHGKAGRKLNRNSSARTALARAQATALLREGRIQTTLTKAKELRPYVEKLITTAKGGDLHARRLVARDIHDNDVVRKMMDEVAPKYAERPGGYTRILRIGTRRGDGVTMALIELV, from the coding sequence ATGCGTCACGGTAAAGCCGGTCGCAAGCTCAACCGCAACAGCAGCGCCCGCACCGCCCTGGCCCGTGCCCAGGCGACGGCGCTGCTGCGCGAGGGCCGCATCCAGACGACCCTCACGAAGGCCAAAGAGCTGCGTCCTTACGTCGAGAAACTGATCACCACCGCCAAGGGCGGCGACCTGCACGCCCGCCGTCTGGTGGCCCGCGACATCCACGACAACGACGTTGTCCGCAAGATGATGGATGAAGTGGCCCCCAAGTACGCCGAGCGTCCCGGCGGCTACACCCGCATCCTGCGCATCGGCACCCGCCGCGGCGACGGTGTGACGATGGCCCTGATCGAACTGGTCTGA
- a CDS encoding NAD(P)/FAD-dependent oxidoreductase: protein MQAPHTDILVIGGGPAGLHAAFYAGWRGLSVRVLEARGEIGGQLAALYPDKRVYDVPGLPATRAAEVVTHLQRQLDGLDVDLRVHTLARTLERVGDGWQVGTTSGVFTAGAVILAAGLGALRPREARVPGADLHPDVRTDLPDPDTLHGRRVLVVGGVPQATRAALELTAAGARVTLTHRRAGFRGDPDALARLEGMQTQGQLTVWAPATLRRLTEWGAELEVDGHEQNVEADTILVLNGYLPDLSPVQSWPLNWQGDYVPDGPGGRTALEGVYAVGDMAQSSTDFKLISLAFAQAAVAANHAAHHVRPELRIRPGHSSEKRA, encoded by the coding sequence ATGCAGGCCCCACATACAGACATTCTGGTGATCGGCGGTGGCCCGGCGGGGTTGCACGCCGCCTTCTATGCGGGCTGGCGCGGACTGTCGGTCCGGGTGCTGGAGGCGCGCGGGGAGATCGGCGGGCAACTGGCCGCGCTGTATCCCGACAAGCGGGTCTACGACGTGCCCGGCCTGCCCGCCACGCGGGCGGCGGAAGTGGTCACGCACCTGCAGCGGCAACTGGACGGGCTGGATGTCGACCTGCGTGTCCATACCCTGGCCCGGACGCTGGAGCGTGTGGGCGACGGCTGGCAGGTGGGCACGACCTCGGGGGTGTTCACGGCGGGCGCGGTGATTCTGGCGGCGGGCCTGGGAGCGCTGCGGCCCCGTGAGGCGCGGGTTCCAGGCGCTGACCTTCACCCGGACGTACGCACCGACCTGCCCGACCCCGACACGCTGCACGGGCGACGGGTTCTGGTCGTGGGAGGCGTGCCGCAGGCCACGCGGGCCGCGCTGGAACTCACGGCGGCGGGAGCGCGGGTCACCCTGACGCACCGCCGCGCCGGGTTCCGGGGTGACCCGGACGCGCTGGCCCGGCTGGAAGGTATGCAGACACAGGGACAGCTGACGGTGTGGGCCCCCGCCACCCTGCGGCGACTTACCGAATGGGGCGCGGAGTTGGAGGTCGACGGACACGAACAGAACGTCGAGGCCGACACCATTCTCGTGCTCAACGGTTACCTGCCCGACCTCTCCCCCGTTCAGAGCTGGCCCCTGAACTGGCAGGGGGACTACGTACCGGACGGCCCCGGTGGGCGCACGGCGCTGGAGGGGGTGTATGCGGTGGGGGACATGGCTCAGTCGAGCACCGACTTCAAGCTGATCTCGCTGGCCTTTGCCCAGGCGGCAGTGGCTGCCAACCACGCCGCACACCATGTCCGGCCGGAGCTGAGGATCAGGCCGGGCCACAGCAGCGAAAAACGGGCCTGA
- a CDS encoding DUF309 domain-containing protein, translated as MGLGGADQRFSEEFEEGVRRFGAGQWWEAHEAWEDPWRTAHGQERDFLQALILLAAALHKRWHHGSLTHRNFYKAEVYLDRLPAEYAGVDLARLRAEVWSALHDAAQRPQVRPASPPA; from the coding sequence ATGGGTCTAGGCGGCGCAGATCAGCGGTTTTCAGAGGAATTTGAGGAGGGGGTGCGCCGGTTTGGCGCCGGACAGTGGTGGGAAGCCCACGAGGCCTGGGAGGACCCGTGGAGGACGGCGCACGGGCAGGAGCGTGACTTTCTTCAGGCCCTGATCCTGCTCGCGGCGGCGCTGCACAAACGCTGGCACCACGGCAGCCTGACGCACCGCAACTTCTACAAGGCCGAGGTGTATCTGGACCGCCTGCCCGCCGAGTACGCGGGGGTAGACCTCGCCCGGCTGCGGGCCGAGGTGTGGAGTGCGCTGCACGATGCGGCGCAGCGTCCCCAGGTGCGGCCCGCCTCCCCCCCCGCG
- a CDS encoding RBBP9/YdeN family alpha/beta hydrolase: MTPTLIIVPGLGDSGPQHWQTLWQHKFGAARVRQDDPDRPEVAAWSDRLQTVVEATPGDLVLVGHSCGVLNIVHWAARTGGHERVRGALLVSPTDPEQPDMPQLAPAVCALAPVPLRPLPFPALVVASENDPYARYERAETFAAAWEAELVSAGEVGHINIASGHGDWPDGEVLLGEALHAWTPPDIVRF, encoded by the coding sequence ATGACCCCCACCCTGATCATCGTGCCCGGCCTGGGCGACAGCGGCCCGCAGCACTGGCAGACGCTGTGGCAGCACAAATTCGGCGCGGCGCGTGTGCGGCAGGATGACCCGGACCGGCCCGAGGTCGCGGCGTGGTCCGACCGCCTACAAACCGTGGTGGAGGCGACTCCCGGCGACCTGGTGCTCGTGGGGCATTCCTGCGGCGTGCTGAACATCGTTCACTGGGCGGCGCGGACCGGCGGACATGAACGGGTGCGTGGAGCGCTGCTCGTGTCCCCGACCGACCCGGAGCAGCCCGACATGCCTCAGCTGGCCCCGGCGGTGTGCGCGCTGGCTCCAGTGCCCCTGCGCCCGCTGCCCTTTCCGGCGCTGGTGGTTGCCAGCGAGAATGATCCCTACGCCCGCTACGAACGGGCCGAGACTTTCGCCGCTGCCTGGGAAGCCGAACTCGTCTCGGCCGGCGAGGTCGGGCACATCAATATTGCCAGCGGACACGGCGACTGGCCCGACGGTGAGGTGCTGCTGGGTGAGGCCCTGCACGCCTGGACCCCCCCGGACATCGTGCGCTTCTAG
- the rpsM gene encoding 30S ribosomal protein S13 — MARIAGVDLPREKRIEIALTYIYGIGLTRSKEILERTGINPDTRVKSLSEADQSTLREAVEKTYKVEGDLRSEVGQNIKRLMDIGAYRGLRHRRGLPVRGQRTKTNARTRKGPRKTVAGKKKAARK; from the coding sequence ATGGCGCGTATTGCCGGCGTTGACCTGCCCCGCGAAAAGCGCATCGAGATTGCGCTGACCTACATCTACGGCATTGGCCTGACCCGCAGCAAGGAAATCCTGGAGCGCACCGGCATCAACCCCGACACGCGCGTCAAGAGCCTGAGCGAGGCCGACCAGTCCACCCTGCGTGAAGCCGTCGAGAAGACCTACAAGGTCGAGGGCGACCTGCGCAGTGAAGTGGGCCAGAACATCAAGCGTCTGATGGACATCGGCGCTTACCGTGGCCTGCGTCACCGCCGCGGCCTGCCCGTGCGCGGCCAGCGCACCAAGACCAACGCCCGGACCCGCAAGGGACCGCGCAAGACCGTCGCCGGCAAGAAAAAGGCCGCGAGGAAGTAA
- a CDS encoding AAC(3) family N-acetyltransferase: MLNLLRKPAVTSAELEGGLAQLGLDGTQHMIVHASLKSFGTLDGGARALVDTMQRRAATLVAPAFTYNTLLGRPGSVVHSRFHRDSRVSRDIGRVSQELVDRADALRSFHPTLSFIALGEEAARITAAQSLSSPYQPIGALYDLDGYALLMGVDFGSNTSVHYGEHLAGMPLLTRYVPLDGQVLPTAFPNCSADFDRLLPELEFLGRSVRVGGSTLRLYRVRDLVDRTVDLLRRNPEALLCQFRGCRCQEVRQIVRRDGLRPRTHTGLL; this comes from the coding sequence GTGCTGAACCTGCTGCGAAAGCCTGCTGTAACGTCCGCCGAACTCGAAGGCGGGCTGGCGCAACTGGGTCTGGACGGCACGCAGCACATGATCGTCCACGCCAGCCTCAAGTCCTTTGGCACGCTGGACGGTGGAGCCAGGGCCCTGGTGGACACCATGCAGCGCCGCGCGGCCACGCTGGTTGCGCCGGCCTTTACCTACAACACCCTGCTGGGCCGGCCCGGCAGCGTGGTCCACTCGCGCTTTCACCGTGACTCGCGGGTCAGCCGCGACATCGGGCGGGTCTCGCAGGAACTCGTGGACCGCGCCGACGCCCTGCGCTCCTTTCATCCGACCCTGAGCTTCATTGCGCTGGGGGAGGAAGCCGCGCGCATCACCGCCGCGCAGTCGCTGTCCAGCCCGTACCAGCCCATTGGGGCTCTGTATGACCTGGACGGCTATGCCCTGCTCATGGGTGTGGACTTCGGCAGCAACACCAGCGTCCACTACGGTGAGCATCTGGCGGGCATGCCGCTGCTGACACGTTATGTCCCGCTGGACGGTCAGGTGTTGCCCACGGCCTTTCCCAACTGCTCGGCCGATTTTGACCGCCTGCTGCCCGAGCTGGAGTTTCTGGGGCGCTCGGTGCGGGTGGGGGGCTCCACCCTGCGGCTGTACCGCGTCCGGGATCTGGTGGACCGCACCGTAGACCTGCTGCGCCGCAACCCCGAGGCATTGCTGTGTCAGTTCCGGGGCTGCCGCTGTCAGGAGGTGCGCCAGATCGTCCGGCGCGACGGGCTGCGGCCCCGGACCCACACTGGCCTCCTGTGA
- the rpsD gene encoding 30S ribosomal protein S4, with protein MGRFRGSITKQSRREGINLAETEKVQKYLDKRPYAPGQHGQRRGRGRPSDYSVRLREKQKLARLYGMGEKQFRNLFTEASNVPGVTGTVFLQLLERRLDNVVFRMGFASTRRQARQFVGHGHILVNGQKVDVPSYRVKVGDEITVAEGSRSMGFIQENMEAQKRRRVSPWVELNPETFTGTFARLPAREDLALPINENFIIEYYSR; from the coding sequence ATGGGTCGTTTCCGTGGATCGATTACCAAACAAAGTCGCCGTGAGGGCATCAACCTCGCGGAAACCGAGAAAGTCCAGAAGTACCTGGACAAGCGCCCCTATGCGCCCGGCCAGCACGGCCAGCGCCGTGGTCGCGGCCGTCCCAGCGACTACAGCGTCCGGTTGCGTGAAAAGCAGAAACTGGCCCGCCTGTACGGCATGGGCGAGAAGCAGTTCCGCAACCTGTTTACGGAAGCCTCCAACGTTCCCGGCGTGACCGGCACGGTGTTCCTGCAGCTCCTCGAGCGCCGCCTGGACAACGTCGTGTTCCGCATGGGCTTCGCCAGCACCCGCCGTCAGGCCCGCCAGTTCGTGGGCCACGGGCACATTCTCGTGAACGGCCAGAAAGTGGACGTGCCCAGCTACCGCGTCAAGGTCGGCGATGAAATTACCGTCGCCGAGGGCAGCCGCTCGATGGGCTTTATCCAGGAAAACATGGAAGCGCAAAAGCGCCGCCGCGTCAGCCCCTGGGTCGAGCTGAACCCCGAAACCTTCACCGGCACCTTCGCCCGCCTGCCCGCGCGCGAAGATCTGGCGCTGCCGATCAACGAGAACTTCATCATCGAGTATTACTCGCGCTAA
- the rpmJ gene encoding 50S ribosomal protein L36, which translates to MKVRSSVKRMCDNCKVIRRHGRVLVICTNVKHKQRQG; encoded by the coding sequence ATGAAAGTTCGCAGCAGTGTCAAGAGAATGTGCGACAACTGCAAGGTGATCCGCCGCCACGGGCGCGTACTGGTCATCTGCACCAACGTCAAGCACAAGCAGAGGCAGGGTTAA
- the infA gene encoding translation initiation factor IF-1: protein MPEQREKKKKEESDTVRAEGVVEEALPNTTFRVKLDTGHDILAYISGKMRIHYIRILPGDRVVLEISPYDTSRGRIVYRR, encoded by the coding sequence ATGCCGGAACAGCGGGAAAAGAAGAAGAAGGAAGAGTCGGATACCGTACGGGCCGAAGGCGTCGTGGAAGAGGCGTTGCCCAACACGACCTTCCGGGTCAAACTCGATACGGGGCACGATATTCTGGCTTACATCAGCGGGAAGATGCGGATTCACTACATCCGTATCCTGCCAGGTGACCGCGTGGTTCTGGAAATCAGCCCGTACGACACGTCGCGCGGGCGCATCGTCTACCGCCGCTGA
- the trxA gene encoding thioredoxin: MKPLELTDTNFNDEISTGLTLVDFWAPWCGPCRIIAPVIEELAGQYEGRVKIGKVNVDENPVTQGQYRVMSIPTLILFKDGQPVEGVVGAQPKRAFETLLDKYAGAASAADNGSAVSAN, from the coding sequence ATGAAGCCTCTGGAACTGACCGACACCAACTTTAACGACGAGATCAGCACCGGCCTGACGCTGGTGGACTTCTGGGCTCCGTGGTGCGGACCCTGCCGCATCATTGCGCCCGTGATCGAGGAACTCGCCGGACAGTACGAGGGCCGCGTCAAGATCGGCAAGGTCAACGTAGACGAGAACCCCGTGACGCAGGGCCAGTACCGCGTGATGAGCATTCCCACGCTGATCCTGTTCAAGGACGGCCAGCCGGTAGAGGGCGTGGTGGGCGCACAGCCCAAGCGTGCCTTTGAAACCCTGCTCGACAAGTACGCCGGCGCGGCGTCCGCCGCCGATAACGGCAGCGCCGTCAGCGCCAACTAA
- the rpsK gene encoding 30S ribosomal protein S11, translated as MAKSTKGKTPRRARRNISAGRAYVHASYNNTIVTITDLDGNSVAWSSGGTIGYKGSKKGTPYAAQLAAADAVKKAQQTFGMNIVDVIVRGSGSGREQAIRAIQASGIEVKSIMDDTPVPHNGCRPKKKFRA; from the coding sequence ATGGCGAAAAGCACCAAGGGCAAGACCCCGCGCCGCGCCCGGCGCAACATCAGTGCAGGCCGTGCTTACGTGCACGCCAGCTACAACAACACGATTGTCACCATCACCGACCTCGACGGCAACTCCGTCGCGTGGTCGAGTGGCGGCACCATCGGCTACAAAGGCAGCAAGAAGGGCACGCCCTACGCGGCCCAGCTGGCCGCCGCCGACGCCGTGAAGAAGGCCCAACAGACCTTCGGCATGAACATCGTTGACGTGATCGTGCGTGGCAGCGGCTCGGGCCGTGAACAGGCCATCCGCGCCATTCAGGCCAGCGGCATTGAAGTGAAGTCCATCATGGACGACACCCCCGTGCCTCACAACGGCTGCCGCCCCAAGAAGAAGTTCCGCGCTTAA
- a CDS encoding FAD-dependent oxidoreductase translates to MSQTFTPERPLRVAVIGSGPSGVYSAEALIKQGALPVEVDVFDRLPTPYGLVRYGVAPDHLTIKSVTRGFEKTFSDPRVRFLGNVEFGRDLTHGDVRAHYDAVIYTVGASSDRRLGIPGEDLQGSMSATEFVAWYNGHPDAAARELVLSAHGVAVIGVGNVALDVSRILLKTVEELRASDIAPHALDALEHSPVRDVWILGRRGAAQAKFTTKELREFGELADADPVVKPQEVAVDETAEASISDNVVKKNLEVLRDFAGRAPEAQGKSRHVHLRFLVSPVEILDDGNGHVAGLRVERNTLDASGNAVGTGEYETLPVQMVLRSVGYRGVALPDVPFNERGGVIPNVEGRVEGRSGEYTSGWIKRGPTGVIGTNRKDATDTVAHLLADAGAGQLTPASGAGRTAVDALLRERGVDVYTFEDWQALDAHEVAQGQAQGRPRAKVVHKHEMLGHRKG, encoded by the coding sequence ATGAGCCAGACCTTTACTCCCGAACGTCCGCTGCGCGTCGCCGTGATCGGCAGCGGCCCCAGCGGCGTGTACTCCGCCGAAGCTCTGATCAAGCAGGGTGCATTGCCCGTCGAGGTCGACGTGTTTGACCGCCTGCCGACCCCCTACGGACTGGTCCGTTACGGCGTTGCGCCCGACCATCTGACCATTAAGAGCGTGACGCGCGGCTTCGAGAAGACCTTCAGCGATCCGCGCGTGCGCTTTCTGGGCAACGTGGAGTTCGGGCGCGACCTGACCCACGGGGACGTCCGCGCCCACTACGACGCCGTGATCTACACCGTGGGGGCAAGCAGCGACCGCCGCCTGGGCATTCCCGGCGAGGACCTGCAGGGCAGCATGAGCGCCACCGAATTCGTCGCGTGGTACAACGGCCACCCCGACGCCGCCGCCCGCGAACTGGTTCTCAGCGCCCACGGAGTGGCTGTGATCGGTGTGGGCAACGTGGCGCTGGACGTGAGCCGCATCCTGCTGAAAACGGTGGAGGAACTGCGGGCATCCGACATCGCTCCGCACGCGCTGGACGCCCTGGAACACAGCCCGGTGCGCGACGTGTGGATTCTGGGTCGGCGCGGCGCGGCGCAGGCCAAATTCACGACCAAGGAACTTCGCGAGTTCGGCGAACTGGCCGATGCCGACCCCGTCGTGAAACCGCAGGAAGTCGCCGTGGACGAGACGGCCGAGGCCAGTATCAGCGACAATGTGGTGAAGAAGAACCTGGAAGTCCTGCGCGATTTCGCGGGCCGTGCACCCGAGGCACAGGGCAAGTCCAGGCATGTTCATCTGCGGTTCCTGGTTTCGCCGGTGGAGATTCTGGACGACGGAAACGGCCACGTCGCGGGGCTGCGGGTCGAGCGCAATACGCTGGACGCCTCGGGCAATGCCGTGGGCACCGGCGAATATGAAACCCTGCCGGTACAGATGGTGCTGCGTTCGGTGGGCTACCGGGGAGTGGCGCTGCCCGACGTGCCCTTCAACGAGCGCGGTGGGGTGATTCCCAACGTTGAGGGCCGGGTAGAGGGCCGATCCGGCGAGTACACCTCCGGCTGGATCAAGCGCGGTCCCACCGGCGTGATCGGCACCAACCGCAAGGACGCCACCGACACCGTGGCCCATCTGCTCGCCGACGCCGGGGCCGGGCAGTTGACTCCCGCAAGCGGAGCGGGACGCACCGCCGTGGACGCCCTGCTGCGTGAACGCGGCGTGGATGTGTACACCTTCGAGGACTGGCAGGCCCTGGACGCCCACGAGGTGGCGCAGGGACAGGCCCAGGGCCGTCCGCGCGCCAAGGTGGTCCATAAACACGAGATGCTGGGCCACCGCAAGGGCTAG
- a CDS encoding DNA-directed RNA polymerase subunit alpha has translation MDQKRPQLKARVDGDYGEFVLEPLTRGYGVTIGNPIRRILMSSIPGTAVTSVYIEDVLHEFSTIPGVKEDVIQLILNLKEMVVKFHASGPKTLTLRAQGEGVVKASAFEVPSDAEIVNPDLVIATLAEDGKLVMEVRVEEGEGYVPADKHATKDRINSIPVDAVFSPVRRVAYHVENTRVGQQTDLDRLILRVWTDGSTGPQDTLDKAVEILRDELNVFGNVESLPAAAPEYQAPVFTPAPSTPQPGAYDLPPTPAALNLNPGDYPAEMDSPRVTLEGLGLTTRVLHSLKEEGIDSVDALCALSDRDLKKVPGIGERSLDEIKQQLAQFGLALRD, from the coding sequence GTGGATCAAAAGCGCCCTCAACTTAAAGCCCGCGTGGACGGCGATTACGGCGAGTTCGTCCTGGAACCGCTCACGCGCGGTTACGGCGTCACCATCGGGAACCCCATCCGGCGCATCCTGATGTCCTCGATCCCCGGTACTGCCGTTACCAGCGTGTACATCGAAGACGTGCTGCACGAGTTCTCGACCATTCCTGGAGTCAAGGAAGACGTTATCCAACTGATCCTGAACCTCAAGGAAATGGTTGTGAAGTTCCATGCTTCCGGCCCCAAGACCCTGACCCTGCGTGCGCAGGGCGAAGGGGTGGTCAAGGCCAGCGCCTTCGAGGTGCCCTCGGACGCCGAAATTGTCAACCCCGACCTGGTGATTGCCACCCTGGCCGAGGACGGCAAGCTGGTCATGGAAGTGCGCGTGGAAGAAGGCGAAGGCTACGTGCCCGCCGACAAGCACGCCACCAAGGACCGCATCAACTCCATTCCGGTGGACGCGGTGTTCTCGCCGGTGCGCCGCGTGGCCTACCACGTGGAAAACACCCGCGTGGGTCAGCAGACCGACCTGGACCGTCTGATCCTGCGCGTCTGGACCGACGGCTCCACCGGTCCTCAGGACACGCTGGACAAGGCCGTGGAAATTCTGCGTGACGAGCTGAACGTGTTTGGCAACGTCGAGAGCCTGCCCGCCGCGGCGCCTGAGTATCAGGCCCCGGTGTTCACGCCCGCGCCCAGCACGCCGCAACCCGGCGCGTATGACCTGCCCCCCACTCCCGCTGCGCTGAACCTGAATCCCGGCGATTACCCCGCCGAGATGGATTCGCCGCGCGTGACCCTGGAAGGCCTGGGTCTGACCACCCGCGTGCTGCATTCCCTCAAGGAAGAAGGCATCGACAGTGTGGACGCCCTGTGCGCCCTGTCCGACCGCGACCTGAAAAAGGTGCCCGGCATCGGCGAGCGCAGCCTGGATGAGATCAAGCAGCAACTGGCCCAGTTTGGGCTGGCGCTGCGCGACTAA